TCTTTTAACGCTCTTCCTTTTTGTAAGAATTCTTCCCATTCGAGTACTTTATCCCCTTTTTCATTTACACCAATACCTACATCAAACATGTGTTTATGGGATTGGTAAACAGCGGAAGGCTCTTCACCTGAAAAAAATAGTATCTTTATATCTGTTTCATTGACTTCATGATTAAAATTCTCATCAGAAATATTGGCAAATAGTGGAACACTTACACATCCTATAGACATGATCGCAAAATCTATCATGGTCCATTCAGGAGATGGGAGACACATTAATCCAATGTTTTGTCCCTTTTTTACTCCTAAGCTTATTAAACTTAAGGCTATTGTTTCGATTAATTCCAACACTTTGTCGGTTGAGTAAGATAGCCAATGGTCATCGATGAAACCACTTAAAGCTTTAGGATTTTGATGATTTTTGACCTGCTCTAGTAAATCTCCCACTGTTTGGCAAACTTTCATGCTTCACCTATAAGCTCTATATTTATTCTACTCTTAAAAAAAATTCTTTACAATTAACCCAAAAAAAGCCTCTTCACAAGTGAAGAGGCTACTCTTTTAACTTCCGAGATTAATAACCACGGCTAGCTGAATTTGAGCCAGAGTAGTTTGAGTTTAATCCAGGATGAAAATCGCTATGTGGTGATGAAGATCTTTGTGCATTTGGATTATTTGCATTTTGGCCATTTGGATTTACGTTAGAATTCCAATTTGGATTGCGGCTGTTGTAATTATTCCAATTAGAGTTGTTGTTATTGTTATTCCAAGTTGAACTGTTTGTATTCCAGTTTGAATTATTGTTATTCCAGTTTGTATTTGGATTGTTGTTATTCCAGCTGTTATTTGGATTACCCCATGTATTATTTGGAGTGTTCCAATTAGCATTAGGATTATTACCTTGTGTATATTGTCTTTGACCCATTGGCCCAGAAGATGAATTAGTTAAATTAGAAGAATTTGTACCATAATTGTAAGCCACTTCATCTGCCTTTACAACTAGTTGATTGTCAACTTTTTTAACACCAGCTTGTTCTTTAATAATATTTGCTACTTTATCTTTTTCAGCTTGTGTTTTTACATGTCCTCTAATTGTAACTGTGCCGTTATCGATAGTAACATTCACATTGGATATATCAACGTTATTATCTTTTAGGCGTTTACGTATATTTTCTCCTACCTTTTTATCTTCATCACTTTTGTAGTGATCGTATGGCTGATGTTCTTTGTCATGTAATGCTTTGTTATCATGTAATGCTTTGTTATCATGTAAAGCTTTGTTATCATGTAAAGCTTTATTTTCATGCGTAGCCGTTTCTCCTAATGCCCAAGAACGATCTTCCCAGTTGTTCCAATGATGATTCCAAGCAGCTGCGTTGTTAGCATTTGCTGGTTGATTATTGGTTTGGCCTGGACCTTGATTTGGGATATTTTGATTTGGATTTTGATTATTTCTAAATCCGTTTTGACCTGAATTTTGCTGCTGTCGCAATCTTTCTTCTTCAATTCTTTGTGTATAATTTCTTCCAGAATTTTGATCTTTTTGATCATTTGGATTCCAGGAAGATTGATTGTTGTTATTTGAATTATTCCAATTTGAATTTTGATTGTTATTTGTATCTGGATTTTGATTGTTATTCACATTGGTATTTTGATTTTGATTATCGTTATCTCTTGGGCAACCATAATAAGCTGGTTGATTGCTAAAATAACGCCCTGTACTATCATAATATCCAGGACCTGGGATATGATGTTCATGATGTGGTTCATATCCATTATGTTGATTCGTGTAAGCACGTCCTCTGAAATTTTGATTCCAAGTATTTTGACGACCTCTTTGGCCAAGTCTTTGATTTCCCCATGATTGTCCGCTTTCTAATTCACTATTATCATATTGTGTTTGATTATAAGCATGACCTT
This DNA window, taken from Candidatus Rubidus massiliensis, encodes the following:
- a CDS encoding LysM domain/BON superfamily protein, translating into MKSLFIKLSITSLLAVFTLNADQYSSYPNSYGQNQQYSEGHAYNQTQYDNSELESGQSWGNQRLGQRGRQNTWNQNFRGRAYTNQHNGYEPHHEHHIPGPGYYDSTGRYFSNQPAYYGCPRDNDNQNQNTNVNNNQNPDTNNNQNSNWNNSNNNNQSSWNPNDQKDQNSGRNYTQRIEEERLRQQQNSGQNGFRNNQNPNQNIPNQGPGQTNNQPANANNAAAWNHHWNNWEDRSWALGETATHENKALHDNKALHDNKALHDNKALHDKEHQPYDHYKSDEDKKVGENIRKRLKDNNVDISNVNVTIDNGTVTIRGHVKTQAEKDKVANIIKEQAGVKKVDNQLVVKADEVAYNYGTNSSNLTNSSSGPMGQRQYTQGNNPNANWNTPNNTWGNPNNSWNNNNPNTNWNNNNSNWNTNSSTWNNNNNNSNWNNYNSRNPNWNSNVNPNGQNANNPNAQRSSSPHSDFHPGLNSNYSGSNSASRGY